In a genomic window of Bos mutus isolate GX-2022 chromosome 6, NWIPB_WYAK_1.1, whole genome shotgun sequence:
- the GAR1 gene encoding H/ACA ribonucleoprotein complex subunit 1 yields the protein MSFRGGGRGGFNRGGGFGRGGSSNNHFRGGGGGNFRGGGGRGGFGRGGGRGGFNKGQDQGPPEQVVLLGEFLHPCEDDIVCKCTTDENKVPYFNAPVYLENKEQIGKVDEIFGQLRDFYFSVKLSENMKASSFKKLQKFYIDPYKLLPLQRFLPRPPGEKGPPRGGGRGGQGGGRGRGGRGGRGGGFRGGRGGGGFRGGRGGGGFRGRGH from the exons ATGTCTTTTCGAGGTGGAGGTCGCGGAGGATTTAATCGAGGTGGCGGCTTCGGTCGCGGCGGCAGCAGCAACAACCACTTCCGAGGTGGAGGCGGCGGTAATTTCAGAGGCGGCGGCGGCAGAGGAGGATTCGGCCGAGGGGGAGGCCGTGGAGGCTTTAACAAAGGCCAAGACCAAGGACCTCCAGAACAAGTAGTTT TGTTAGGAGAGTTCCTGCACCCTTGTGAAGATGACATAgtgtgtaaatgtaccacagaTGAAAATAAAGTACCTTATTTCAATGCTCCagtttatttagaaaacaaagaacaaattggAAAAGTGGATGAAATATTTGGACAGCTTAGAGATTTT tatTTTTCAGTTAAATTATCAGAGAACATGAAAGcatcttcctttaaaaaactacagAAG TTTTATATAGACCCATATAAGCTGCTGCCGTTGCAGAGGTTTCTACCTCGACCTCCTGGTGAAAAGGGACCTCCAAGAGGTGGTGGCAGGGGAGgtcaaggaggaggaagaggcagaggtGGCAGAGGTGGTAGAGGTG gtGGTTTTAGAGGTGGAAGAGGAGGTGGAGGtttcagaggaggaagagggggtggTGGTTTCAGAg GAAGAGGACATTAA
- the RRH gene encoding visual pigment-like receptor peropsin, translated as MSQYLHSKMLRNNLGNSSDCKNENGSVFSQTEHNIVAAYLITAGVISILSNIIVLGIFIKFKELRTPTNAIIINLAVTDIGVSSIGYPMSAASDLHGSWKFGYAGCQIYAGLNIFFGMASIGLLMVVAVDRYLTICHPDAGRRMTANTYISMILGAWTNGLFWALMPVIGWASYAPDPTGATCTINWRKNDVSFVSYTMMVVAINFIVPLTVMFYCYYHVTQSIKHHGTNNCTEYLNRDWSDQVDVTKMSVIMILMFLVAWSPYSIVCLWASFGDPKKIPPSMAIIAPLFAKSSTFYNPCIYVIANKKFRRAMLAMFKCQTTQAMPVTSVLPMDVPQNPLTSGKV; from the exons ATGTCTCAATATCTTCACTCCAAAATGCTAAGGAATAATTTAGGCAACAGTTCAgactgtaaaaatgaaaatggctcTGTCTTTTCACAGACTGAACACAACATTGTTGCAGCTTACTTGATTACTGCAG GTGTGATAAGTATCCTCAGCAACATAATTGTTCTAGGCATCTTCATTAAGTTCAAGGAGCTTCGGACACCCACAAATGCAATTATCATCAACCTGGCTGTTACTGATATAGGGGTCAGTAGCATTGGCTACCCCATGTCTGCTGCTTCAGATCTGCATGGAAGCTGGAAATTTGGATATGCAGGATGTCAG ATTTATGCTGGGTTGAATATTTTTTTTGGAATGGCAAGTATTGGATTGCTCATGGTCGTGGCCGTGGATCGATACCTGACCATCTGCCATCCTGATGCAG GAAGAAGAATGACTGCCAACACTTACATCAGCATGATTCTGGGGGCCTGGACCAATGGCCTGTTTTGGGCTTTGATGCCTGTCATTGGGTGGGCTAGTTATGCCCCAGATCCTACTGGGGCCACCTGTACCATAAACTGGCGGAAAAATGATGT gtcttttgtttcttacaCGATGATGGTAGTTGCGATAAATTTTATCGTGCCCTTAACAGTGATGTTTTACTGTTATTACCATGTCACTCAATCCATTAAACATCATGGTACTAATAACTGCACTGAGTACCTCAACAGAGATTGGTCAGATCAGGTAGATGTAACAAAG ATGTCTGTGATAATGATACTCATGTTTCTGGTGGCGTGGTCCCCTTATTCCATTGTGTGCTTATGGGCGTCTTTTGGTGACCCAAAGAAGATTCCTCCCTCAATGGCCATCATAGCTCCTCTGTTTGCAAAATCTTCTACATTCTACAATCCTTGTATTTATGTGATTGCTAATAAAAA GTTTCGAAGGGCGATGCTTGCCATGTTCAAATGTCAGACTACCCAAGCAATGCCTGTGACGAGTGTTTTACCAATGGATGTACCTCAAAACCCACTGACTTCTGGAAAAGTCTGA